The DNA segment TTCCTGATAATTTGTAAGCGCGCTCAGGATCCGCGTAAGGGTGTAACCATTTCCACATTTTAGTTAGTACTCACTCGCAGAGATGCACCAATTGCAAAGGGTGCTAAGGTTAACGAACCGATCAACATGGCGCCAATTATAGCGAGCTGACCATCATAGGGTAAATTCATTCCTGCAGCATCTATGGCGCTGGTCGCGAAAATCAGCACAGGAATATAAAGTGGTAAAATAAGCAGGCTCAGTAACACGCCGCCTTTACGCAGACCCACGGTAAGGGCCACACCAATTGCGCCTAAGAGGGACAATACTGGCGTACCCAGTGCGAGTGTTGCAATCAGCGCACCATAGCTGTTGGCGTCTAAGTTGAGCAGCACCGCCAGCAGGGGCGCGATTATAATCAGTGGCACGCCAGTCAGTAGCCAGTGGGCTAATACTTTGGCCAATACCAATACCGAGAGTGGCTGTGGGCTGAGTAGCATTTGCTCTAAGCTGCCATCGCTAAAGTCGGCTTTAAATAGGCGCTCGAGTGAAAGCATAGACGCGAGTAATGCCGCAACCCAAATAATCCCTGGAGCAATACGGGCTAGCATTTGTGGTTCAGGACCAATCCCCAGAGGGAATAGAGTCACAACCATAATAAAGAATAACAAGGGATTAAAGATATCACCGCGATGACGAATAGCGATTTTT comes from the Shewanella mangrovisoli genome and includes:
- the ccmB gene encoding heme exporter protein CcmB; the encoded protein is MKRGISFTQAFLTLLQRDLKIAIRHRGDIFNPLLFFIMVVTLFPLGIGPEPQMLARIAPGIIWVAALLASMLSLERLFKADFSDGSLEQMLLSPQPLSVLVLAKVLAHWLLTGVPLIIIAPLLAVLLNLDANSYGALIATLALGTPVLSLLGAIGVALTVGLRKGGVLLSLLILPLYIPVLIFATSAIDAAGMNLPYDGQLAIIGAMLIGSLTLAPFAIGASLRVSTN